A genome region from Rhodothermales bacterium includes the following:
- a CDS encoding CsgG/HfaB family protein, translating into MKRHLFLAGLFSFLLLNTALFQTVQAQTAPFDAALAAYQVADFDKAISLFADVADNQSIDKGVRKEALQYLGRCYVAKRRESDARATLEDLIELEPPIIELDPDMEPPPLMRLYYNVRKEHGDSYLIERLDPGLQTLAVVDFENASIDDAERFDALSTGLSSLLLNQLSGATGLKVIERERIQWLLGELDLQQEAGRVDPATAVRTGKLLGANAVLFGTFMKHGKDLHISARLVKVETGEILMTDQVQGRADDFFDLARELSLKVAQGINVTLAETPVGARTETRSLDAMMSYSEGLELLDREEYPRAYAKFMEALDFDPAYSRARTKAESLRPLLAMN; encoded by the coding sequence ATGAAACGACATCTCTTTCTGGCCGGCCTCTTCAGCTTTCTTTTGCTGAATACGGCCCTATTTCAAACGGTTCAGGCTCAAACGGCCCCGTTCGACGCCGCTCTCGCGGCCTATCAGGTCGCGGACTTCGATAAAGCCATCTCCCTGTTCGCCGACGTGGCGGATAACCAGTCGATCGATAAAGGCGTGCGCAAAGAGGCGCTCCAGTATCTGGGCCGCTGTTATGTCGCCAAACGACGCGAGTCGGACGCCCGCGCCACGCTCGAAGACCTGATCGAACTTGAACCGCCGATCATCGAACTGGACCCCGACATGGAGCCGCCGCCCCTCATGCGGCTCTACTACAACGTCCGCAAAGAACATGGCGACAGCTACCTCATTGAACGCCTCGATCCCGGGCTTCAGACCCTGGCGGTGGTCGATTTTGAGAACGCCTCGATCGACGACGCCGAACGGTTCGACGCGCTCTCCACGGGCCTCTCGTCGCTCCTGCTGAACCAGCTCAGCGGGGCCACCGGGCTCAAGGTCATCGAGCGCGAACGCATCCAGTGGCTGCTGGGTGAGTTGGACCTCCAGCAGGAAGCCGGCCGGGTGGATCCTGCCACCGCCGTCCGTACCGGCAAGCTCCTGGGCGCCAACGCCGTGCTTTTCGGCACGTTCATGAAACACGGGAAAGACCTGCACATTAGCGCCCGCCTCGTCAAGGTAGAGACCGGGGAGATTTTGATGACCGATCAGGTGCAGGGCAGGGCGGACGACTTCTTCGACCTCGCCCGTGAACTCAGCCTCAAGGTCGCGCAGGGCATCAACGTCACCCTCGCCGAAACGCCCGTGGGCGCCCGCACCGAAACCCGCTCGCTGGACGCCATGATGTCCTACTCCGAAGGCCTCGAACTACTCGACCGCGAGGAGTACCCCCGCGCCTACGCCAAGTTCATGGAAGCGCTGGACTTCGACCCTGCCTACTCCCGCGCCCGCACCAAAGCCGAAAGCCTCCGGCCGCTGCTGGCGATGAATTGA